CTAACCCGAGTCGGGCTAGCTTAGAACACGATGGGCTTGCCCAATGGGTTAGACCTATGTGCAACTATTATCTATTATTGTTTCGTCTTTAGTTGACAACTAATTTAACATTTCATTGGTGCttttaataaaaatagataaaataattataaaaaattgatCTTCTATTTTATacttatattaaaattttattatattaatataataaaaaataaatgagttaaaaaattcaaattcagtATAGGAGATCTTTTGAATTCTAAAacgtattttaaaatttctcgatgttactccatttattttattttgattgtaTAAGTCTTAAATTAGTGTTTAATCATATTTGAGATCAAgcatatatattaaaattttcatgTATAAATATGATTAAGTTTCATTATTATCTATTGGATAACGCACATGTTAATTTCATCAAGAACAACTTGATTAATTACAATATGATTACTCCACAATCCGAGTAGGATTGACTCGAAATCTGCTAGGATGCCTGATTGACATCCCCAAATAAAAACTGAAGTACAACTCAGTTTTGTCATATTTCACACTAGtcattctttttttaaatagaaACTACCATTGGCTTGAGAGTTCTCATTCTACAAAAAGGAGGCTATATCGACTCATGAGTATTGGCTACTTTTACAAACATCTCACTTGTCCTTTAACAATTGTCCATTTAGACATAGAACTCAGTCCACTGTACAACATACAAACACTCTGAATCATTTTCACACGTCTGTGTCGTTACCATGTCATCTTCTTCACATACGGTCATTGCTTGCCCGGGCCGACCTGTAATACATGAGCACAATCAACAAACAGCAGATGCGACAATGGAAGACGGAAAAATGAGCAAAGACAAGTGCTGCATGACATACTGCGGATGGCTTTTGAAGCCTACGAGTTGAAGGAGCTCGAGCAACTGAAGAagctgcagcagcagcagctacACGTATTCTGCTATAGTCATCGTCCATTGTCCAATACTATGTTAGTAAGACATAAGGTGGTAAAGAGCAAATAACTTCAACAAAAACAATGGAATAACCTTTTATGCACATCTATGTAAACATCTGTCTCATCAACAATTTCCTCCTGTACGACATAAAGAGCATATTCGTAAATAATAATCTACAACTGTAGATTTAGGTGCCAATAACTAATACTAAAAATTACCTGCAGAAGTTCTTCAAATACGTCTTCCAAGGTGATTATGCCGATAACTTCTCCATCTTCAACATCCTCTACAGCATTCGAGTTGTATGTCACGAAACCCTTTTGCTCAGGCTTCTCGATGTTGACCACAACAGTATTTGCTTCTCCACCATACTTGTCAAGTAATGGGATTTTCAATTGCGAATCACCTTTGGTTGAAATTTTCTCTCCAACCATCACATTAGAGGAAATaagcttcttctccttctctctcaccTTTACTACAGCTGCTATGTGGCTGCCAACCGTTTGAAACTCATTAAGAATATCATACAAGGGCATATCTGCCGGTACTCTGTAGCATAGTAAATTGTTTTATGAGTCAAATACGTCACTCACTCGTGCTAAAAATATGATAATATTCAGAGAGATGCGCACACCTAGGCATTCTTCTGATTGAAACCGAGCTAACTGGAGCCTCCACTTCAGCTCTTACAGTGAGGAGATTTTTTACCTAGCTCAAAAGATGAATAAGCAAATGATGATTATCTAGGAAAAAAGGCTTATCCAAAACGCGCTCAATAATGAGGGAATTTCAGCACACCAGCAGAAGTCCGATAATGTTCTTTGGGTTCCCTGAGTACACAGGAATACGACTATGACCCCGTGAAAGGATTTTTCCAATAGTTTCCCTGCAGAATAGAGCATGAAAGAACATAAACATGTTTCTTTTGTGCTTAGgaactgtgtgtgtgtgtgtgtgtgatagaGAGAAGGTTGAACAAGGGTATGCTTAGGTAAAATCAATCCCTCATAGGTAGGATCATACTCACCAATTCAGTTTGGTGTTTGCATCAAGGGAAAATGTTGATTCAATGGGTGTCATTGAGCTAAAATGCATGATTGAATACTCAATATCAGCTAATTCTTCGGTTCAATCTTTGCCGTATGCTTGCTGTTTTGAATATGTTTCTTCATCGTCTGTGTTTCCATCAATTCTACAGAAAGTTAGTGAAAATCATCAACTAACCTCCATCGCAGCAGCATTGCACAGTAGTAGGGTTACAAGAAGTTGGTGCTGCTTCTGAACAACCGGAAAAATAACAGCTGAAAATAATTGCTCAAAATCATCACTAAACAAACTATCTCAACTTGccacatcaaaacaaaatcacAACAATTCCAATAACAAAATTCATATTTCTTCAATAAAACATCaatagagagggagagagcaaCAGGATTAACTagacacacacatatacacacagAGATACTACCAGCTTGCTTCTTCTCCGTGGAGGTGCCGCTCCGCTGCAGTATCTCGAGCTCAACGATTCCGAGAGACATCAATCCTAGAGTCAAACCGGACATGATTCCGGCGAAGAGAACGAGGAAGCAGGAGACGCCGGCGTAGACAAACCACCATGGATTCCCAAATTCGATGTCGTTGGAATCGGCGAAGGGCGATACCATCGCTGCCGCATTAAGCGACCAAGCCATCACCTCCGCCGCAACagcagaaaaaaaaatcgaaaaggaAAGCTGCTTCGTTTTTAACTCCCTGTTTTTCTACGACTCTagaaattgaaaacaaaaaagttGAGAGCGACAGATTAGGAAATTCATAGATGTTTTTTATTCCAACAGCGCCATACGTTTCTTCACAAATTGCAAACAAAACCGCATAAATAATGAATCGGTCACAGCGAGCAAGTGAGAGGTGACGCACTGTATATGTATCTAGGGAGTTGCagttttgttgttttgtgatgCCACGTGTCGAGTTTTGACGTGTACGTTGCACTGTTGTGGAATATTGAAACCGATCACCGCCAGCGGCGCGGTGGCGGCCGGAGGGCGCCACCTGCTGGTCAAACCGTCAAAGcttttacttcatttttttgAATTCATTTTTACATGTATAGACATAATGcatgtaatttaatttcttttataactTTACagttattttcaaatatattacTATCAAATAGGAGTAATgatttattttaactatttatattaaatttaaatttaaaagaaatattGTCTATCTATTGCTCCCTTTGTCCGTCATTAAATATGATCCgaataaattttaagaaatataataaaatgtcaaTTGAAAAAATTCGCAGAATGGGTGAGattgagttagtagaatatgagataCACTACTAAGGATAGTAGTGTTTTGTAGAAAGTAAGTGTGATAAGTATTGGCTGACGGATCAAAAAGGAAACCAGTGACAACTAACGGCGGACGAatagaataatttttttaaattcataaaatttaaaaagtgattTTAAGTTGTTCATTATCAACTCAAAATTAGATTGTTATTCAAAAAACTCAAAATAGGATGAATTTTGCAGTAATATTGAAGCTATTTTACTTTGAATTTTCGAATATTATTGGAGATGATTAGTACGCAGTTATTTGTGTGTCCAAATCACTATTCTTTGCTAATCTTTAAAGGAAATTAGTCAGAAAAAACAGGAATTTTCACGAAATTCTTAAATCTTTTAAAGCGGTTTTAAAAATCATCAATTTTCAAATTGTGCAGAGTTTCACACTAAAATTTTTGGCATAAATTTCATCTACGTGGAAACTAATTCAAGAGCATCCATATCGTCATCCGTTCTTCTCCACAATTTTAACTATGTAGAATGCTAATACTATTTCTAGAACATCAGCAGTCGGACACAGTAACCAAATACAGTACATATTTAGTCTCGGAATAAAATCTTGTAAACCAAACACCCCTACATATACTATATAGTTATGTTTGGTTGAAAAACTTGGTTGACGGATTTGAAGTTTGaaacttaaattttttaattgaattctTGAATTCATTAATTAGGAGTATGTATCTTTCTTCCTGAAAGTAATTAGGTACTGTAATATcgaattttaaattcaaaactTAAAAATATCTGAACATTCTACGTTAATCATCATCTCATCAAATTCTCATTACAAAAGTTAACATAGTCTGAAATCGATTATGAGTATTGAATTATTAGTGTTTGAAATTAGCTAAAACCGAAACAGATTCTCATTACAAAAGTTAACATAGTCTGAAATCGAATATGAGTATTGAATTATTAGTGTTTGAAATTAGCTAAAACCTAAACAAATTCACATTACAAAAGTTAACATAGTCTGAAATCGAATatgattattaaattattagtgTTGAAATTAGCTAAAACCTAAAATGGATAGGTAATTAAGCTCCAATAGTCCTCCAAGACCAATCTCATTTTTGgtgttttggaaaaaaaaaatatttattattaggtttacactaaactcaaacctaaattttttttggattttatgaataaaaaaggtataatatagagaatattgttttaagtttaagttttgTATAAATGGTCGGAATAAAATCAATATTTGATGTAGTTTGAGTTTATTCTCGTACGGGTAATTCccattattattaataaatataatatcgGTAAGTTTATAATGCGGGGAAAATTTGCCGCCCAATTAAGACGCCGTCGCCTCCAATAGCGGCCGAGCGCCGCTCCTCATCGACATCACCCCACCGTAAACCACAGGCTCCGAATCGTACAAAAACCTACTCACTACCGCCTCCGCAGTCCCAGCCACCACGCTATTCCACACCGCCTCTGCCTCCCCGCCGCGCTTCCTGAACACCTCCGTCGCGTCGAGGTGGAGCATCTGCCAGTCTCTGATGTTCCTCAGCCGGTGGATCTTCTCCAGCTGCCGGCACGCCAACCTGCTCGTGTTTACCTTGACCGCGTCGATCGCCTCCGCCAGAGCCCTAGCGCGAGTCTCCTCGTCGCACTCCGATTCGACTCGGAAATACTCGTCCAACTCGGGCACGCCGATCGCGCGCCGGATCCCCCGCGAGTAATCGGCGTTGGACCGGAAAAAAGCCCTAACTTCTTCGATCATCCCTCTCTCCACCATCCTGTCGACGCGATCCGACACGAACGAGGCCAGCACAGGCATCGCGGCGTCCACCCACAGGAAGCAGCAATCGTAGCGCGATCGGAAGTTCGCGTCGACGAGCGCCTCAACGAACGAATTTGAGCCTCCGACGATGATCGGAAGGTTCCGGCGGCGGAGGATCGACCGCAGCGAGATCGACGCCATTGCCCGGAATTCGGCGGTGGAGAAGTCGGATTCGGGATCGGCGACGCCGAGGAGGTGGTGCGGCACACCGCGCCGCTCCTCGTCGGTGATTTTGTTGGTGGCGATTTCGAGGCCTTGGTAGACCTGCATTTTGTCGGAATTGATGATCTCCGCGGAGAATCGAGTGGCGAGGTCGATCGAGAGGCGCGATTTACCGGCGCCGGTGACGCCGAGtaccaccaccaccttctcctTCGGCTGGCCATGGCGGAGGAGCTGACTGCTCGTGCTAGGTATGTGTAGCGACGGCCGAATTTGTTGGGAAGCAGAGAGTGacagtttcatttttttccaataTATACGAACTTATTTGAAATGACGAAAGAGCCCCTGGACGTAATTCTACAATAGACTGGCGGTGTATGGTTTGTACGAGGAGAGAGTCTTACTTTGGTTTCGTTTGAAATGGAGTAAAATATTGAGACGCGGCGACTCGAATGTGTTGGTTTTTCTATTTCTGTACAATTTTCAGAGGAAggagacaaaaaataaaataagatgtgAAAAAAAGGAGGAGAAGTTGGGTTGAATTTTAGTTGACTGGTCGAGTTGAAGGTATATTGTGAAGAAATTGTGGGATAATGGAGTCTGTATTTATGGAAGGAGGCAACTAACACTTGAACAGAACAACACATTTGATTAATTGGCCTTCCTTATGACCATAGTCAAGTTAGCTACAAGATGCTTTCAAGATTTTCTAGAAAAGATTCTCCACCCctgcattttcttctttttttaaatcaCGTCGAAACTTTGAACTTCGAACACTAGTAGTATGTACTAactctttaattattttataattatcctctttaattaagaaattaaagaTATTCTAAATCAAAGCCTGAATGATTCGTATCAATTTCCGAGCACAAAACAAATTAGTAAGTCAACATCTTTTTCACTCCACTAAAGGAGGACAATATAGGTGAGTTACATTTTgtactatttttattattacaagATTTGAACATATGCATAAGAAATGTAAGGTGCTGAATCTTGAGAGAATAAATATACTTTGACATTCTTGTTCTTGTATTGTGGTTGGGGGAATACAATTAATGGAAGTAGAATAATATGATTTCTTATAGTCCCTtttcccttaaattttgtcacactttaaACGGGCACGGATTtaaaaaatgtaacagaaaatgagttgaaaaagttaatggataatagatcctacttttatatggagtattagttttgtaataaaatatgggttagaatgagttaatggaatatgtggtccattacaaaaaatagtaaaaattgaaatatgacaaattttataggacagacggaaatggaaaaatgtgacgaATCACTTATGAGCTTATTGAAAAAGATAATGTATAAAATGATTTTCTTCTCAACATTTTATTCAGAAATAGATGGTGGATTTGTTCTTCACGTCCCATATATACTCGTTGTGAAAAGCCAAATTGAATTTCCTTGACTACCACAATTATTCCAAGACTAATAAGTTTATATAATTTGGAATCTTGAATTCTGACTGTTACTATTAATTTTGGCATTttgtaaaagaaagtttaaCAATGATCAGTAAGCATTGTTAAACTGCCGAAATGGAATCATCAGTAATTACTGATATTGAAATGGAATCCACGATGCTCTCAACCTTAAAAGTTGACAAAAGATAATCACTACAAAAAAGATGAAATGATTATTCCCATAATCCCACAACGAATATCTAAATTACCCCTTAGATAACTTAATCACAatgaaaaaaatcattaatATGCACAATCACAACTTCACAAGCTGAAAATTCCACTACTCCAcctaccaccaccactaaaaTATTTTAATCTCTAGACTCATCCAAGCCccttagctcaagtggttgaggagggaggtaaggataccgcgccatcctagaggtcacgagttcgac
This sequence is a window from Salvia splendens isolate huo1 chromosome 14, SspV2, whole genome shotgun sequence. Protein-coding genes within it:
- the LOC121763871 gene encoding DUF21 domain-containing protein At4g14240-like isoform X2; the encoded protein is MHFSSMTPIESTFSLDANTKLNWETIGKILSRGHSRIPVYSGNPKNIIGLLLVKNLLTVRAEVEAPVSSVSIRRMPSHIAAVVKVREKEKKLISSNVMVGEKISTKGDSQLKIPLLDKYGGEANTVVVNIEKPEQKGFVTYNSNAVEDVEDGEVIGIITLEDVFEELLQEEIVDETDVYIDVHKRIRVAAAAAASSVARAPSTRRLQKPSAVGPGKQ
- the LOC121763871 gene encoding DUF21 domain-containing protein At4g14240-like isoform X1 is translated as MHFSSMTPIESTFSLDANTKLNWETIGKILSRGHSRIPVYSGNPKNIIGLLLVKNLLTVRAEVEAPVSSVSIRRMPRVPADMPLYDILNEFQTVGSHIAAVVKVREKEKKLISSNVMVGEKISTKGDSQLKIPLLDKYGGEANTVVVNIEKPEQKGFVTYNSNAVEDVEDGEVIGIITLEDVFEELLQEEIVDETDVYIDVHKRIRVAAAAAASSVARAPSTRRLQKPSAVGPGKQ
- the LOC121764038 gene encoding adenylate isopentenyltransferase 3, chloroplastic-like, producing MKLSLSASQQIRPSLHIPSTSSQLLRHGQPKEKVVVVLGVTGAGKSRLSIDLATRFSAEIINSDKMQVYQGLEIATNKITDEERRGVPHHLLGVADPESDFSTAEFRAMASISLRSILRRRNLPIIVGGSNSFVEALVDANFRSRYDCCFLWVDAAMPVLASFVSDRVDRMVERGMIEEVRAFFRSNADYSRGIRRAIGVPELDEYFRVESECDEETRARALAEAIDAVKVNTSRLACRQLEKIHRLRNIRDWQMLHLDATEVFRKRGGEAEAVWNSVVAGTAEAVVSRFLYDSEPVVYGGVMSMRSGARPLLEATAS